The Leucothrix mucor DSM 2157 DNA window AGATGGCGCGAGCGGTGATGGTATTGCCATGGGTTGGCGTGCAGGCTGCCGTGTCGCCAATATGGAATTTATGCAGTTCCACCCGACCTGCCTGTACCACCCCCACGCAAAGTCTAATCTGATCACTGAAGCAGTACGCGGCGAAGGTGGAAGATTATTACTGCCAGATGGCACTCGCTTTATGCAGAACTTCGACCCGCGCGGGGAGTTAGCACCACGTGATATCGTCGCTCGCACTATCGACCACGAAATGAAGCGGCTCGGTATTGACTCTGTCTTCTTAGACATTAGTCATAAACCGAAAGACTTCATCCTAAAACACTTCCCGAATGTGTTCGCAACCTGTGAAAACTTTGGTTACGACATGAGCAAGGAACCCGTTCCAGTGGTTCCGGCGGCGCATTACACCTGCGGCGGCTTAATGGTCGATCAGGATGGTCATACCGATATCCATAGCTTGTATGCAATTGGCGAAACCAGCTACACCGGCTTACACGGCGCAAATCGGCTGGCCAGCAACTCATTGCTGGAGTGCATTGTTTACGGAAAATCCTGCGCGGAAGACATTGTTCGTAACTACGATACCCACCACCCAAGGATCAAAATTCCGGAATGGGATGAAAGCCGGGTCATTGACTCTGATGAGCGCGTTGTTATCAACCATAACTGGCATGAAGTACGCCGCTTTATGTGGGACTATGTCGGCATTGTAAGAACCTCCAAGCGATTAGCCCGCGCTCGCAACCGAATTGAGTTGTTACTTAAAGAGATTGACGAGTACTACACCAACTTCAAAGTGACTGGCGACTTGATCGAACTGAGAAATCTGGCCGAGGTTGCCAGACTTATTATTCGTTCAGCACAAAGTCGCAGTGAAAGTCGAGGCCTGCACTACACCCTAGACTTCCCCGAGAGCAATCCGGAAATGGAACAAGTGAGCACTATACTTGACCCAATTCGTCGCTCTCCCTAGACAAAAATCAAGGACCTTTACTTTGTCAGACTTGCTGAAATCAGCGTATACTATGCGCCTTCTATTTTCTGTTTAGCCCAATCACGGAATTCCGTATGAATTTTTCAAGCCTTACTGCCCTCTCTCCAGTTGACGGACGCTACGCGCGCCAGACACAAGGACTTCGCCCTTTTTTCAGTGAATATGGCCTGATTCGTCATCGCGTACTGGTTGAGGTTCGCTGGCTTCAAGCACTGGCGAAGCACCCTCAAATCGAAGAAGTACCTGCATTTTCTGATGCTGCCAATGCATTGTTAGACTCGCTGATTAACGATTTTTCTGAAGCCGATGCTGAGCGCGTAAAAGAGATTGAGCGCACCACCAATCACGACGTAAAGGCGGTTGAGTATTTTCTAAAAGAAAAAGTAGAGAGCAATGCTGAAATTCTGAAAGTGAGTGAGTTCATTCACTTTGCTTGCACCTCTGAAGATATTAACAATCTGGCTTACGGATTAATGTTAAAAGGTGGTCGAGATGAAGTACTGATTCCTCAGCTACAGCAAATCAATACCGCGATTACTGAACTGGCTCACCAATATGCTGATGATGCATTACTGAGCCGTACCCACGGCCAACCCGCGTCACCAACCACCGTTGGTAAAGAAATGGCTAACGTGGCACAACGCCTGAATCGCCAGCTAAGCCAAATTCAAGCTGTCGAAGTACTGGGCAAAATTAATGGTGCTGTTGGTAACTATAACGCGCACTACGCAAGCTACCCTGAAATTGACTGGCCGTTATTTGCGAAAGAGTTTGTGGAGTCTCTAGGCTTACAGTGGAACCCTTATACCACTCAAATCGAACCACATGACTACATCGCTGAGATGTTTGATGCTTGCAGCCGCTATAACATCATTATGATCGACTTCTGTCGTGACATCTGGAGTTACATCTCACTAGGTCACTTTAAGCAGAAAGTCATTGCTGGCGAAGTAGGCTCATCCACCATGCCACACAAAGTTAACCCAATTGACTTTGAAAATGCGGAAGGTAACTTAGGTATTGCTAATGCGTTAATGACACATTTAGCACAAAAGCTACCCGCCTCAAGATTGCAGCGCGACCTGACAGATTCAACGGTATTGCGCTCACTGGGCTTAGGTCTTGGCCATGGCATGATTGCATATCAATCTGCACTAAAAGGTATCGGCAAGCTTGAGCTAAACGAAGCGAGCATTGCAAATGAGCTGGATAGCAACTGGGAAGTGCTTGGTGAAGCTGTACAGACGGTGATGCGTCGCCATGGCATTGAAAAGCCGTATGAAAAACTGAAAGCCTTAACTCGTGGTCGTCGCATCACTGCAGAAGACATGGCTGAGTTTATTAATACTCTGGAGCTACCGGAAGAAGTTCGCCAGCAATTACGCGAGCTAACACCGGCCAGCTACATCGGTAACGCAGCCGCTCAAGCTAAAGCGATTTAAGGACGACTATGTCACAGGGTGTATTCGGCGAACTCAGCACTGAAGATTTTCTAAGTCAGTATTGGCAACAAAAGCCATTATTGGTGCGTTCAGCATTTGAAGTGCCTGAACTTAGCTTTGATGCAGGAGAACTAGCGGGACTGGCTTGCGATACGGAAGCCCCATCCCGCATTGTGCTTGAGCATGGCGAACAACCCTGGCAACTTAAGCAAGGTCCTTTTGAGGAGGCAGACTTCACTAGCCTGCCACAAACTCATTGGACCTTGCTGATTAATGACATTGAGAATTACTTTCCGGAACTTCGGGATTTCATAACGCCATTCCGGTTTATTCCGGACTGGCGCATTGATGACCTCATGATTAGCTATGCAGCTGATCAAGGCTCGGTTGGCCCTCATGTTGATCAATATGATGTATTTTTGATCCAACTGGAAGGTAAACGGGTTTGGTCTATTGATGACCGTCCGGACTATGATACAACCCCGGTTTCGGGACCAGCCCTTAAAATTCTACAGAATTTCTCTGATAACCACAGCTGGACACTTGAGCCCGGCGACATGCTTTACCTGCCACCGAACGTGCCACACCATGGCGTCGCAGATGGCGAGTGCATGACCTTATCGGTTGGCTTCAGAGCACCCTCACGCAATGACTTAGTGCAAGCATGGCTGGACCAACTATCTGCTGCACCCTCATTCAAAAAACGCTTCAGTGATCCAATGCGTGCGATGCAAAGCAATCCGGGTGAAATTAGCGCGACTGACACGCAAGCATTACGCCAGCTCATACTGGAAGGCATTGAAGAAGAATCTGCCTCACTGGATAGTTGGCTGGGGAAATATTTAACCGAGAGCAAGCTGCCGGACCCTGCATTAACCGAAGATTTGTCAGAGCCCCCTGAAGATTATGATGCGGCCTGCGATTTTGAACGCTACCCAGGCTTGCGTATCGCTTACACTCTAAAACAGGATGCAATTCTACTGTTCGTCGGAGGAAATGAGCTTTTACTCGACTTAAACTTGCTTTCACTTGTACAATATTTATGTAAAGAGCACTACTACAGTGCTAATGAACTCGCCGCAGCGTGTACCGATCCGGAAGCCTGCGAGCTAGTTAATACACTAATAAAAAATAATAACATCGTATTAACGGAACCAGAATCATGCATATCTCAGCAGGAATTCGATCAGCACTCGTAGCACTTACCCTTTTATCAGGCCCGGCATCCGCTAACAATTACATGGCACAGCTGCTAACCGATGCGGCTAGCGAGCGGACTCAGCACTCTGTCACCTATGACGGTCGCTACCAGAAGATCGGCTTCCCGTGGGGCGATGTATCAAATGATATTGGCGTTTGTACTGATGTCGTTGTTCGCGCCTATCGACGCCTTGGTATTGATCTACAGCAACTTGTCAATCACGACATGTCACTTAATTTTTACGCCTACCCAAGTTTCAGTAACTGGCGACTCGTTAAGCCTGACCCAAATATCGATCACCGCAGAGTTCCCAACCTTCAGGTGTTTTTCGCCCGAGCAGGACAAAGCCTTCCAATTAGTTACAATCCAAGATCCTACTCACCTGGCGATATAGTGACTTGGGATATTAGGCCAAACCTTCCACATATTGGCATTGTTTCCGACAAAGTTGCATCAGACGGCATTACACCACTGATCGTACACAATATCGGAAAAGGCCCCGTTCACGAGAATATCCTCTTCAAAATGAATATAACTGGCCACTTTAAGTACTTCCCAGAAATAATCTGATAAAAAAACCTGCATGGGCGCCTACTTCTTAGGCAATTCATTCAGCTTATATTCAGAATTAAAACTCCATAATTGCCTCATCATAAACGGGTGGCATATTGCTTTGCGCGTGCCCGTAAATATCAAGGACAGTTAATCAAAAATTATTGATAAGCATCCTTTAGAATCCGGCTTTTTAGGTAATGGGCTTTACCTAAACACCGACAAAATACGCCGATCGGATGTTGATTGATCGCTCAGCCGTGACCGAGGAGACTTGGCCGCGCCCTTAGCATATTCGGCATTTGTATTAATTCCATACAAACCACCGTTAGCGACTGGTTTGCGGCAATGCATTTTTTGGGGAGATACGATGCCAGGCAAAGAACACGCTACACTCAAGACATGTCTGCTGACACTGTTGACGACATTAACACTACTTATTGCGAGCGACGCATCGGCGCGCGAGATTCACTACAAAGTCGATAGAGCGGGATCAGACAGACCAGTTAGCCCGCTTCAAGTAATGGACTACATCAATAAGCGCCACCACGGTGATGCGATCGGCTTTAAGAAAACACCTCAAGAAGGTTACCCGGATTGCTATGTTGTGCGTTTCATGACCATTGCCAGCGAATTACACATCATTAGAGTAAACTGCAAAAAGTAATCACTTTTTACCTATATCCTTATAAAGTTGCCCATTGAAAATACTTTTTACACATATAACTCTGGCAATCCGTCGATATTGATTTTATATTAAACCTTCTTGTGGGACGGCGCGACTAGACACTAATAATCAAACAACTCAGGGGTGGCAATGAGAGCACTAATAGTCGAAGATAATACCGAAATACGGGAAGATCTTACGCGAATTTTGAAAAAAGCAGGCTTTGTAGTAGATGCAGCAGCAGATGGCTCACAAGGCTTGTATTATGCCCTTGAGTACCCGATAGACATCGCCATTATTGACTTAGGCTTGCCGGAAGTCAGCGGTATGGATATAATCAAAAATATACGCACCAAGAACCTGGATTACCCCGTGTTAATTCTTACCGCCCGCAACCGCTGGCAGGATAGAGTTGAAGGTCTGGAAGCTGGTGCAGATGACTACCTAGATAAACCTTGCCACCATGAAGAACTACTAGCGAGATTGCGTGCACTACTTCGTCGCACAGGACGCTGGGCACAAACAGAGTTCGCTTGCGGCCCGATCCGCCTAAACACTTCAGAGCAGCGCGTTTATTTACATGATGAAGAAGTATCTCTCACCGCTTATGAGTACAAAGTCCTTCAGCACCTGATGCTACACGCTGGCGAGGTTATCTCTAAAACAGACCTAACCGAAAGCATGTATGATGATGACTCCGACCGCGATAGCAATGTTATCGAAGTATTTATCCGTCGCTTACGGATGAAGCTTGATAAAGACAATAACTTGGGGCCGATTGAAACCTTACGTGGCCGCGGCTACCGCTTCACGCTCCCAAGGAACAATCAATAAATGTAGGTAACTATGCATCCGGAAGGCAAGGCGTCAGCAGCAACAAAGACACACAATAGTTTACTTGGGCTGACGAACTCCCTCCGATGGCGGCAGTTGGTTAGCTCACTTGCAATCATTACTGCTGGCCTTGCAGGCATTGGCACCGCGTACTACCACTTTCAAAATCAGTCCCTGATTAACGAACAGATTGCCCTCTTTGAAAAAGATGGCGTGAGCTTGTTGCTATATGTTGAACCCCATCCGACACTTAACTTCCTACTGACTGCTGATAACGCAGTAGACGAGCTTAGGGCTTTTTTAAAGGAACGAAATTTTTCGGAAGTTGGCGACAACCCAGCCAGTGAATACTATGCGTACATTCAAGATACCGGCCCAGAAGGCAGTATTGTTTGGTCCACTAAGTACGCTTTTGAGACAGCTCTAAATGGAGAGTCTCCCTACAAAACCCTGAAGCGTGGCTTTTTAACATTTGATATCAATGTAACGCCCAACAATCCATTTAGCGGCATTCTTAACCCCATTATCCCCCAAGGTCGAAACTTTAATAACAAAGAACGGGAAAAGCAGAATAGCGATGGTTTTTTGGTCTACGCAAAAGCTTTTAGCTATGCCGACAAAAACTACCAAATGGTACTGGCCAAATCCGCCAAAAAAATCAATGAAAGCAAGCAAACCCTTGCTCGCGACCTGCCCAGAGTCGTCATACTTACCACCCTGCTCGTACTAATCGCCCAACTAGTTGGAAGCTACTTGGTGCTCTCCCCTATCCGCCGCATTGAGAATGAAATCAAGCTGATAGAAGCTGGGGAAAAAGACCTAATCGAACACACCTACCCTTACGAATTAACACCCGTCAAAAGCGCGATCAACACGCTTATTCATGCGGAGAAGGGCCAGAAAAAACGCTATCGCGATGCACTTGATAACCTCGCTCACGCACTCAAAACACCGCTTGCTGCACTGCAAGGCGCCTCCATGCGCTCAACAGATGGCAAGCAAGTGAATCAAGAGTATGTGGATGATCAAATTCAGCGCATGAATGATATCGTTGCTTACCACTTACGACGCGCCGTTGTCAGCGACCACAATGCTATCGTCAAACTTGAAAGCTTACGCCCAATCTTATTCCGCCTTCGTGAATCATTGCGCAAAGTCTATTTTGATAAAAATTTCGAGATAGAGATCAATGTGGACGAATACGCACGCTGCCGGGTCGACTACGACGATCTAATGGAAGTATTCGGAAACCTTCTGAACAACGCTTGCCGCTTCTGCGAATCCAAAGTAACCGTTAGCGCGAATAAAGACGTTGATTTTCTGGTCGTCGATATTGATGACGACGGAATGGGCTTTCCTGACAGCAACCCTTCCACCCTACTCACCCGAGGCATGCGTGCCGACAGCAAAACAGAGGGCCAAGGAATTGGCTTAGCCGTCAGCGCGGAAATCGTGGAAAATGCTGGCGGCAAGATATCGCTAATGATGTCACCCTATGTTGGCGCACGCGTCAGATTACATCTTCCAGCATAAAACAACCGGATAGCGGATAGCGGATAGCGGATAGCGGATAGCGGATAGCGGATAGCGGATAGCGGATAGCGGATATTATCCACTGAGACTTAAGTAAATGCAGAAATAAAACCCAGTCTTTGAGGTTTTTTAAGAATTACTTACTGTGGGGGGGGGTAACTTAGACTAACTAGAAAGGTAAGAGCGAAGAGAAAATTTAAAATGGTGTCCCCACGGGGATTCGAACCCCGATTACCGCCGTGAAAGGGCGATGTCCTAACCGTTAGACGATGGGGACAATTTTAAATACTTCGTTACTGCAATGACATGGTGTCCCCACGGGGATTCGAACCCCGATTACCGCCGTGAAAGGGCGATGTCCTAACCGTTAGACGATGGGGACTAAATATCATTTCAAACACGTTGCCTATTTGGCGTCCCCACGGGGACTCGAACCCCGGTTACCGCCGTGAAAGGGCGATGTCCTAGGCCACTAGACGATGGGGACTCGGAACGTATTCAAATTTTAAATGTAGAAAACCACTGTACAACATGGTGTCCCCACGGGGATTCGAACCCCGATTACCGCCGTGAAAGGGCGATGTCCTAACCGTTAGACGATGGGGACATGGGTACAGCTATTACAACGACGAATCGTCGAATCTGTCTCTACTATCAGGCGAATTCATTAATGTTGTTGTAAGGCCAGCAAAACCAACCATAAACCCTATCGGGACAATCATCAAAAAAAACTTCGCCCATTCGCTACTACCGAAAAACATCAAACCAAAACCAGCAACGAGGCCTATTAAGGTTATAACGAATCCAATAATTAACAAATATCGGCCTATCTTTAAAGCCATAATGCACCTTAAACAATAGCGTTGGTGGAGCTAAGCGGGATCGAACCGCTGACCTCTGCAATGCCATTGCAGCGCTCTCCCAGCTGAGCTATAGCCCCAACGCCGAAGAAGCGCGAATTTTGCGTTATCCTTGGAATTCTGTCAAGCCGATTTTTAAAAAAAATTATCTTTATTCATCTACATGAACAATTTCTGAACCCAAGCTGTATAAATTACAATAACTTAGCCAACTCAACCACTAATCCGAAAGCACAAGAAACCTAAATCAATGTTGCTATACTCAAGACTGAATAACAATAACCAAGGGGAAAGCGCTGGTTACGGGGACAAACACAACAAATTAGAGCGGGGCTTCAATCAACCTATCTCTAAAAACCCTTAAAGCTGTGTTTCGTTTATAACTAGTCTGCATCGCCCCAAAATCGTCTGGTAATAAAAATGAGAATAATAAAAAAGCCGCTAGGTACAGTGGGCATGCTTGGCTTAGCCTGCTTGCTGCTTCTACCATCCTCCCCCAGCGTAGCTGGCTATAATAACTCTCTCTCTCCACTTGGGATTAACACTAACGAAGTACTTGATGACGATGCCAGCGCACCATTCGTCGACGTGTTTCGCGACAGCACACCATTTGAAGAAGCACGCCCCTGGCTTACCAAGGGCAACATCGCTTACGATAAGAACGGCTGGCCGATTCGCCTAAATGGTGGACAGGTTGGTGCACGCT harbors:
- the nadB gene encoding L-aspartate oxidase, with amino-acid sequence MQHDVLIIGSGAAGLSLALSLPSHISVAVLSKDVLSEGSTFYAQGGISAVLDQSDSIESHVSDTLIAGAGLCDVDAVRHVVSNGSNAIQWLLDKGVPFTRQHEGPDAPTIGNLHLTREGGHSSRRVAHADDASGKAIETTLLDRVRSCGNISLFEHHIAIDVVTTRRLGRTRENRCLGAYVLDRESGDIKTFEARFTVLATGGASKVYLYTSNPDGASGDGIAMGWRAGCRVANMEFMQFHPTCLYHPHAKSNLITEAVRGEGGRLLLPDGTRFMQNFDPRGELAPRDIVARTIDHEMKRLGIDSVFLDISHKPKDFILKHFPNVFATCENFGYDMSKEPVPVVPAAHYTCGGLMVDQDGHTDIHSLYAIGETSYTGLHGANRLASNSLLECIVYGKSCAEDIVRNYDTHHPRIKIPEWDESRVIDSDERVVINHNWHEVRRFMWDYVGIVRTSKRLARARNRIELLLKEIDEYYTNFKVTGDLIELRNLAEVARLIIRSAQSRSESRGLHYTLDFPESNPEMEQVSTILDPIRRSP
- the purB gene encoding adenylosuccinate lyase yields the protein MNFSSLTALSPVDGRYARQTQGLRPFFSEYGLIRHRVLVEVRWLQALAKHPQIEEVPAFSDAANALLDSLINDFSEADAERVKEIERTTNHDVKAVEYFLKEKVESNAEILKVSEFIHFACTSEDINNLAYGLMLKGGRDEVLIPQLQQINTAITELAHQYADDALLSRTHGQPASPTTVGKEMANVAQRLNRQLSQIQAVEVLGKINGAVGNYNAHYASYPEIDWPLFAKEFVESLGLQWNPYTTQIEPHDYIAEMFDACSRYNIIMIDFCRDIWSYISLGHFKQKVIAGEVGSSTMPHKVNPIDFENAEGNLGIANALMTHLAQKLPASRLQRDLTDSTVLRSLGLGLGHGMIAYQSALKGIGKLELNEASIANELDSNWEVLGEAVQTVMRRHGIEKPYEKLKALTRGRRITAEDMAEFINTLELPEEVRQQLRELTPASYIGNAAAQAKAI
- a CDS encoding cupin domain-containing protein, which encodes MSQGVFGELSTEDFLSQYWQQKPLLVRSAFEVPELSFDAGELAGLACDTEAPSRIVLEHGEQPWQLKQGPFEEADFTSLPQTHWTLLINDIENYFPELRDFITPFRFIPDWRIDDLMISYAADQGSVGPHVDQYDVFLIQLEGKRVWSIDDRPDYDTTPVSGPALKILQNFSDNHSWTLEPGDMLYLPPNVPHHGVADGECMTLSVGFRAPSRNDLVQAWLDQLSAAPSFKKRFSDPMRAMQSNPGEISATDTQALRQLILEGIEEESASLDSWLGKYLTESKLPDPALTEDLSEPPEDYDAACDFERYPGLRIAYTLKQDAILLFVGGNELLLDLNLLSLVQYLCKEHYYSANELAAACTDPEACELVNTLIKNNNIVLTEPESCISQQEFDQHS
- a CDS encoding DUF1287 domain-containing protein, which codes for MAQLLTDAASERTQHSVTYDGRYQKIGFPWGDVSNDIGVCTDVVVRAYRRLGIDLQQLVNHDMSLNFYAYPSFSNWRLVKPDPNIDHRRVPNLQVFFARAGQSLPISYNPRSYSPGDIVTWDIRPNLPHIGIVSDKVASDGITPLIVHNIGKGPVHENILFKMNITGHFKYFPEII
- a CDS encoding response regulator transcription factor, with protein sequence MRALIVEDNTEIREDLTRILKKAGFVVDAAADGSQGLYYALEYPIDIAIIDLGLPEVSGMDIIKNIRTKNLDYPVLILTARNRWQDRVEGLEAGADDYLDKPCHHEELLARLRALLRRTGRWAQTEFACGPIRLNTSEQRVYLHDEEVSLTAYEYKVLQHLMLHAGEVISKTDLTESMYDDDSDRDSNVIEVFIRRLRMKLDKDNNLGPIETLRGRGYRFTLPRNNQ
- a CDS encoding ATP-binding protein — protein: MHPEGKASAATKTHNSLLGLTNSLRWRQLVSSLAIITAGLAGIGTAYYHFQNQSLINEQIALFEKDGVSLLLYVEPHPTLNFLLTADNAVDELRAFLKERNFSEVGDNPASEYYAYIQDTGPEGSIVWSTKYAFETALNGESPYKTLKRGFLTFDINVTPNNPFSGILNPIIPQGRNFNNKEREKQNSDGFLVYAKAFSYADKNYQMVLAKSAKKINESKQTLARDLPRVVILTTLLVLIAQLVGSYLVLSPIRRIENEIKLIEAGEKDLIEHTYPYELTPVKSAINTLIHAEKGQKKRYRDALDNLAHALKTPLAALQGASMRSTDGKQVNQEYVDDQIQRMNDIVAYHLRRAVVSDHNAIVKLESLRPILFRLRESLRKVYFDKNFEIEINVDEYARCRVDYDDLMEVFGNLLNNACRFCESKVTVSANKDVDFLVVDIDDDGMGFPDSNPSTLLTRGMRADSKTEGQGIGLAVSAEIVENAGGKISLMMSPYVGARVRLHLPA